From Halobacillus sp. Marseille-Q1614, the proteins below share one genomic window:
- a CDS encoding bifunctional (p)ppGpp synthetase/guanosine-3',5'-bis(diphosphate) 3'-pyrophosphohydrolase, with protein MAKDKILTAEEVIEQASHYMNEKDLEFIRKAFEFANQAHSEQYRKSGEPYIIHPIQVAGILVNLEMDPETIAGGFLHDVVEDTDYGLEDIEREFGEEVSMLVDGVTKLGKIKYKSKEAQQAENHRKMFVAMAKDMRVILIKLADRLHNMRTLKHLPSEKQRRISNETLEIFAPLAHRLGISTIKWELEDTALRYLNPQQYYRIVHLMKQKRNEREYYIEDVINEIRNQLADVDIEADLNGRPKHLYSIYRKMVLQNKQFNEIYDLLAVRILVNSIKDCYAVLGIIHTCWKPMPGRFKDYIAMPKPNLYQSLHTTVIGPKGDPLEVQIRTHEMHEIAEYGIAAHWAYKEGKQTASNHSFEEKLTWFREILDSQSETHDAEEFMESLKVDLFSDMVYVFTPKGEVVELPSGSVPIDFAYRIHTEVGNQTIGAKVNGKMEPLDYQLNTGDIVEMMTSKHSYGPSKDWIKLAQTSQAKNKIKQFFKRQKKEENVEKGRELVEREIRNMGLQPKEVFTAENLNRVSEKFNFSNEEDMFAAVGYQGITASQIATRLTEKLRQQLQKEQDLEQTLADVTTTEIKTSSSRGKKDSGVRVEGVDNLLVRLSKCCNPVPGDDIVGYITKGRGVSVHRADCPNVQTEEAQSRLLTVYWEKGHTDSKQYHVDLEIWGYDRRGLLNEVLQAVNETKTNITAVSGKSDRNKMATIHITILIQNTEHLRKIVDRIKQIQDVYTVRRVMQ; from the coding sequence ATGGCCAAAGACAAAATCTTAACAGCCGAAGAAGTGATTGAGCAGGCAAGCCATTATATGAACGAGAAAGACCTTGAGTTTATCCGCAAGGCTTTTGAATTTGCCAATCAAGCTCACAGTGAACAATATCGAAAATCAGGAGAACCTTATATAATTCACCCTATCCAAGTAGCGGGAATTCTCGTTAATTTAGAGATGGATCCTGAAACGATAGCTGGTGGGTTTCTTCACGATGTAGTGGAGGACACTGATTATGGCTTGGAAGATATAGAGAGAGAGTTTGGGGAAGAGGTCTCCATGCTCGTCGACGGAGTCACTAAACTAGGGAAGATTAAATATAAATCAAAAGAAGCCCAGCAGGCGGAAAACCATCGGAAAATGTTTGTGGCGATGGCAAAAGATATGCGCGTTATTCTAATCAAGCTTGCCGATCGTCTGCACAATATGCGGACACTCAAACATCTGCCGTCAGAAAAACAGCGCAGGATTTCGAATGAAACCCTGGAAATCTTTGCACCGCTTGCTCACCGGCTCGGGATCTCCACGATTAAGTGGGAGCTAGAAGATACAGCTTTACGATATCTCAATCCCCAGCAGTACTATCGGATCGTTCATTTAATGAAGCAGAAACGAAATGAGCGGGAATATTATATTGAAGATGTCATAAATGAGATTCGAAACCAGCTGGCCGATGTAGATATCGAAGCAGATTTAAATGGGCGGCCTAAACACCTATACAGTATTTACCGTAAAATGGTGCTGCAAAATAAGCAGTTTAACGAAATCTATGATCTGCTGGCCGTACGAATCCTGGTTAACAGCATAAAGGACTGCTATGCCGTTTTAGGTATTATCCATACATGCTGGAAACCAATGCCGGGGCGTTTTAAAGATTATATTGCTATGCCAAAGCCGAACCTTTATCAATCGCTTCATACAACCGTCATTGGTCCAAAAGGCGATCCTCTGGAGGTTCAAATCCGTACCCATGAAATGCATGAAATTGCGGAATATGGTATTGCGGCCCACTGGGCGTACAAAGAAGGAAAGCAGACAGCTTCCAACCATTCTTTTGAAGAGAAGCTGACATGGTTCCGTGAGATTTTGGATTCTCAAAGTGAAACCCATGACGCTGAAGAATTTATGGAGTCATTAAAAGTCGATCTGTTTTCAGATATGGTCTATGTATTTACACCTAAAGGAGAAGTCGTAGAACTCCCTTCAGGTTCCGTGCCCATTGATTTTGCTTACAGAATTCATACAGAAGTAGGCAACCAGACAATTGGCGCCAAAGTAAACGGCAAAATGGAGCCGCTGGATTATCAGCTGAACACGGGCGATATTGTAGAAATGATGACATCCAAACATTCTTACGGCCCGTCTAAAGACTGGATCAAACTCGCTCAGACATCTCAGGCAAAGAACAAAATAAAACAGTTCTTCAAACGTCAGAAAAAAGAAGAAAACGTTGAAAAAGGCCGTGAGCTGGTAGAGCGTGAAATTAGAAACATGGGGCTGCAGCCTAAAGAAGTATTTACAGCTGAGAATTTAAATCGAGTGTCAGAGAAGTTTAATTTCTCCAATGAAGAAGATATGTTTGCAGCTGTAGGCTATCAGGGGATTACAGCTTCCCAGATCGCTACAAGACTAACAGAAAAACTAAGACAGCAGCTTCAAAAAGAGCAGGACCTTGAGCAGACCTTAGCAGACGTCACGACAACAGAAATTAAAACCTCTTCTTCTCGCGGGAAGAAGGATTCAGGTGTCAGAGTCGAAGGAGTCGATAATCTACTCGTTCGCTTATCCAAATGCTGCAACCCGGTGCCAGGCGATGATATTGTAGGATATATCACGAAAGGCCGCGGTGTGTCTGTTCACCGTGCAGACTGTCCGAACGTACAAACAGAAGAAGCACAGTCCCGCCTCTTAACCGTTTATTGGGAAAAAGGCCATACCGACAGCAAACAATATCACGTGGATCTGGAGATTTGGGGATATGACCGAAGAGGTCTCCTCAATGAAGTTCTACAGGCGGTCAATGAAACGAAAACAAATATTACCGCCGTATCAGGTAAGTCCGACCGTAACAAAATGGCGACCATTCATATTACAATATTAATTCAGAATACGGAACATTTAAGGAAAATTGTGGATCGCATAAAGCAAATTCAGGATGTATATACCGTAAGAAGAGTTATGCAGTAA
- the dtd gene encoding D-aminoacyl-tRNA deacylase, translating to MRAVVQRSGKASVTVNNDVVGQIDHGLVVLLGVTHDDTEEDAKYLAKKIPHLRIFEDEDNKMNLSLTSVGGSLLSVSQFTLYGDCRKGRRPNFMNAAKPEQALELYKTFNQLAADEGIRVETGAFGEMMDIQLSNNGPVTLIIDSKDKD from the coding sequence ATGAGAGCAGTCGTGCAGCGAAGCGGAAAAGCTTCGGTCACCGTAAATAATGATGTAGTCGGCCAAATCGATCATGGTCTTGTAGTATTACTTGGTGTAACCCATGATGATACAGAGGAAGATGCGAAATATTTGGCTAAGAAGATTCCTCACCTTCGCATATTTGAAGATGAGGATAATAAAATGAATTTATCTTTAACCTCAGTAGGCGGAAGCCTATTATCCGTTTCGCAGTTTACGCTTTATGGAGACTGTCGGAAAGGGAGAAGGCCTAATTTTATGAACGCGGCTAAGCCGGAGCAGGCGCTTGAGCTGTACAAGACGTTCAATCAACTGGCAGCTGACGAAGGAATTCGTGTCGAAACCGGAGCATTCGGCGAAATGATGGATATTCAGCTGTCCAATAATGGGCCGGTTACATTGATTATAGACAGTAAAGATAAAGACTAA